From Rutidosis leptorrhynchoides isolate AG116_Rl617_1_P2 chromosome 3, CSIRO_AGI_Rlap_v1, whole genome shotgun sequence, a single genomic window includes:
- the LOC139895868 gene encoding glucan endo-1,3-beta-glucosidase-like, with protein MKTPPNHQSLHTFIATIILIVPAVLSIGVNYGTLGDDLPPPSEVAHFLKTRTNIDSVKIFDVNTTIIKAFANTNILVSVTVPNGDIPSLTDQRNARRWIDANIKPFYPATKIHYICVGTEVLHWGPQPLIDSLVPAMKVLKAALVKEGFDEIKISSPHSLGILLSSDPPSNASFRPGWDVGTLAPMLEFLKETKSGFMVNPYTYFGWSPANANFCLFKPNAGLFDKNTGITYTNQFDQLMDAVHVSMKKLGYPDVEIVVAETGWPSGGDPANVHANPINAAAYIGGLMKKVSSGDGTPLMPGRKFETYIFALFNENLKGPSLDEKNFGLFRPDFTQVYNVGIMHAPLAPSPSPMSNVADGPSSSTNAPSSSAGPWDDKPFFNKSTPFTGSPRRAPPSSSTNAPTVNANVRDSSLGAAITSARFAARSVVLVLLATTFLV; from the exons ATGAAAACACCACCAAACCACCAATCTCTACATACCTTCATCGCCACCATCATTCTCATCGTACCCGCCGTACTATCCATCGGCGTCAACTACGGCACACTCGGAGACGACCTCCCACCACCTTCTGAAGTCGCCCACTTCCTTAAAACCCGGACCAACATCGACAGCGTTAAGATCTTCGATGTCAACACAACAATCATCAAAGCATTTGCTAACACCAACATCTTAGTCTCCGTTACCGTTCCTAACGGCGATATCCCATCACTAACGGACCAACGTAACGCCCGTCGTTGGATCGATGCTAACATCAAACCCTTTTACCCAGCTACTAAAATCCATTACATTTGTGTTGGAACTGAAGTTCTTCATTGGGGCCCACAACCACTTATTGATAGTTTAGTGCCAGCTATGAAAGTGCTAAAAGCTGCTCTTGTGAAAGAAGGGTTTGATGAGATTAAGATCTCGAGTCCGCATTCGTTGGGGATTTTGCTTTCGTCGGATCCTCCAAGTAATGCTTCGTTCCGACCCGGTTGGGATGTGGGTACTTTGGCTCCGATGCTTGAGTTCTTGAAAGAAACTAAATCAGGGTTTATGGTTAACCCGTATACTTATTTCGGGTGGTCTCCGGCGAATGCTAATTTTTGTCTTTTTAAACCCAATGCTGGATTATTCGATAAAAACACCGGAATaac GTACACAAACCAGTTTGATCAATTAATGGACGCTGTACACGTGTCAATGAAGAAACTGGGTTACCCTGATGTGGAAATCGTGGTGGCAGAAACCGGGTGGCCGTCAGGTGGGGACCCGGCAAACGTGCATGCAAATCCTATAAATGCGGCAGCTTATATCGGTGGTTTGATGAAGAAAGTTAGCTCCGGTGACGGAACGCCGTTAATGCCTGGACGGAAGTTCGAGACGTACATTTTTGCTTTGTTTAATGAGAATTTGAAAGGGCCGTCGTTGGATGAGAAGAATTTCGGGTTATTCCGACCCGACTTTACTCAAGTTTATAACGTGGGGATTATGCACGCGCCATTG GCTCCTTCTCCATCGCCAATGTCTAACGTTGCTGACGGACCATCGTCCTCTACCAATGCACCATCATCATCAGCTGGTCCTTGGGACGACAAACCTTTCTTCAACAAATCAACCCCTTTTACGGGCTCACCAAGACGAGCTCCCCCATCGTCATCAACCAATGCACCTACCGTAAATGCAAATGTTCGTGATTCATCTCTAGGTGCCGCCATCACTAGTGCACGTTTTGCTGCCAGATCTGTGGTGTTAGTCCTTTTAGCCACAACTTTTTTGGTGTAG